Within Gemmatimonadaceae bacterium, the genomic segment GACGATCTCTTCTGCACGCCAGAGCGCGCCCAGGATCATCGCGAACCCGACCAGGGCCGATGGCGCCTCCATCAGGTAGCGGAGCGGCATCCGCCCGTAGTCGTACGCGCCGAGACCGACGTGCGGGAACACGGCGGTGCGTGACGCCCACATGAAACTCGTGTTGGCCGCGCTGATCGCGAGGCCGAGCAGCAGGTACGCGGGGAGACGTTCCCAGAACGCCGCACCGCGGAGTGGCGCGCGCAGCCACTCCCGGAAGGCCACGCCGCTCAGCAGGAAGAAGCCGAGTGCTCCGGTCACTTCCTCGATGAATCGCGTTGGAAAGGTCCCAGATGACTGCCGCACCAGATCGTCGAGCCAGACGTAGCTGAAACGCAGGACGAGGACGCTGAGATGGGCGATCGCCGACACCCGCCAGAAGCGGGACCAGCTCAACCGGGAAGCGGCTGACGGGGGCTGGCGGTCCGGCACCACGGGTATGGGGAGCGAAGCGGTAGTCACGAGCGCAATCTTGTGCCGCAGCCGTCGCGCGCCAGCCCTTCGTGGGACATCAGGGACCGATGGCGGGATGAGCGGACCGACGGCGTTGCCTGAGGCGTGCTCTTTGCGGCCGTGTGCGGCGACGCGGGCGCGCGCGGCGCGAGGATCGGGATCCGGCGGGCGATAACGCGTGGCGCAGCGGCTCCGTGAAACGCCCGATCCACCAGTGCATCGTGCGCAGCATGTTTACGATTTCGGGCGAGCCCCCGCTCGTGGCCGGTCGCAGCGGATCGGGTTGTTCAAGATCCCCGTCCCCTTGAACTCAAGATCCCCGTCCCCATGAACGCCTCACCCCCACCACGCCCCCATCGCCCCCACGTACCGCTCCCGCACCCCCACCCCCGCCACCCGCCACCGCCCACCCGCCAGCACCCGCCCCACCGGCCGCACCGGCGACGCGAACACCACCGCGTCCAGCAGGCGCGACACCGGGATCCCGCACAACGCGTCATCGGCCACGTCGAGCTCGACGAGATCCGCCCGCGCCCCCACCGCGAACCCCCACCGCGCACGCCCCGCCGCCGCCGCTCCACCCGTCAGCATCCTACCGAACAACCGCGCCGCCGTGCTCGGCGCCACGCCGGGCGCCGCCCCCACGTTCCGCTGCCGCAACCCGAGCCGCTGCCCGTACTCCAGCAGCCGCAGCTCCTCCGCCCAGCTCCGCACCACGTTGCTGTCACTGCCAAGCGACAGCGGCGTGCCGCTCTCGAGCCAGCGCGTCAGGTCGCACAGGCCGTCACCGAGGTTCGCCTCGGTGCCGGGACAGAGCACCACGCCGGCACCCGTCGCGGCGACGCCGCTGATCTCCGCGGGTGTGGCATGCGTGGCATGCACCAGCTGCCAGCGCGCATCGAGCGCGCACGAGGCCAGCAGCCACTCGATGGGACGCCGGCCGGTCACCGCCAGGCACTCCTCCACCTCCGCCACCTGCTCGGCAACGTGCAGGTGGATCGGCGCTGCATCCCCCGCGCACGCGTGCGACAGGGCCGCGATCGACGGCGGCGTCGCCGCACGCAACGAGTGCATCGCAACGCCCGCGTCCACGTCCGGCAGCCGCCAGCCGCGGATCGTGTCACGCAGGTGCAGCACGCGCTCCACGTCGGTGGCGAAGCGGCGCTGGTCGTCGCGCAGCGTGGGCTGTGTGAACCCGGCGCGCTCGTACAACACGGGCAGGATGGTGAGCCCCATCCCGGTGGCCTGCGCCGCCGCCGCCAGCGCCTCGCTCATCGCGGCGTCACTGCCGCCGGTGGCGGACCAGGGACGCCCGTCCGGCGCATGGTGCAGGTAGTGGAACTCGACGGTGTGCGTGTACCCGCCCGCCAGCAGCTCGCCGAACAGGTGCGTGGCAACCGCCTGGAGCTGCGCGGGCGAGATACGCAACGCCACGTCGTACATGCGGTCGCGCCAGCTCCAGAAGTCGTCACGCGCCGTGTCACGACGCTCCGACAGCCCCGCGAACGCACGCTGGAACGCATGACTGTGCGCATTCACCATCCCCGGCAGCACCGGGCCCGCGATCACCTCGGCGCCGGCAGGGCAGGGCGTGCCGGTCTCCACCTGCGCCCAGCATCCCGCGGCGTTGGTGCTGAACGTCACATCCTCGGCCCAGCCGCCTCCCATCCATGCCCGCGCCGCCCAGAAGACGCCGCCGCTCATGGACGCCACGCGAGCATCGTGTCGACCACGTTGCGCAGCAGCGGCGTCACGCCGGTGGCCAGCGTGGAGTTCCACGTGTACGGCTGCGTCTCGTGCATGTAGGAGCGCAACGCCATCTCGAGCTGCACGGCGTGCACCCCGTCGTCCGGCCGGCCGTAGTGCCGGGTGATGTGCCCGCCCTTGAAGCGGCCATCCAGCACGTGCGAGAACGCCGCCTGCGACGCGAACACGTGGCCGAGCGCCTCGCGCAGTGACGGCGCACAACTGGCGCCGTCCGCCGTGCCGACGCTCATGTTGGGCAGCCGACCCTCGAACAGCCACGGCACCTCGCTGAGGATGCTGTGGGCATCGAAGAGCACGGCATGCCCGTGCACGCCGCGGATGTGATCGAGTTCCACCTGCAGCGCGCCGTGGTACGGCGCCCAGTACGCCGCGATCCGGCGCGCCACCTCGGCCGCGTCCGGGGCACAGCCCTCGCGGTACAGCGCGTCACCGGTGAAGTGCCGGGTCGGGCAGAGTTCCGTGTTGTTGCGCCCGGGATACATGGGCGCGTTGTCGCTGGAGCGATTGAGGTCGATGAGGTAGCGACTGTAGCGCGGGACGATCAGCGTCGCGCCCCGCTCCCGCGCGAAGTCGTACAGCCGGTCGAGGAACCAGTCGGTGTCCTCCACGCCCAGTGCACGTTCGGTGTAGCGGTGCACCTGGTCGGCGGGAATCACGGTGCCGACGTGGGGGAAACTGAGCAGCAGGGCGGTGTTGCCCCGGTGCAGGACGTGCGTGTCGGGCACCACCGTCGCCGCGCTCACGGTGTCTCCTCCCGTGGCTGCACCTCGATCCACCAGGCCCGCGCTGCCGGGTCGCCCGCCTCCAGGCGCCAGACGACGCCGCGAGCGTTGCTGCTCCACGCCAGGGTGCCTGCGGGCAGTGCCAGGGGGGCAGCGTCGGCACTGTGCAACTCGGCCGGCTCCTGCGTGTACACCGCGCGGATGCGGGACGCGGCGCGCCGCTCCACCCCGATCACGGCACGGGTCATCGCACCCTGCGCGCGCACGCGGAGCACCATGAGGTTCAGGTCGTGCGTGTCGCCGGACGTCAGTGTGCAGTCTGGCGCGAGTGCACCGTCGAAGGCCAGCGGCTGGCTCTCCCCCGTGAGCTGCACCTGGTCGGTACCGAGTGTGAGGGCCACGCCGGCACCCTCCAGCACCGCGAACCACCGATCGACGCCCGGGAACGCGCTGAACGGGCCGTCCCGCCCGATGTGCGCGACGCTCACCCGCAGCAGCCAGCTGTCGGCCGCCGGCCAGGCGAGCAGCTCCCGGGTGGAGCCGCCACCGTTCTTCCAGGGCTGCGGCGTGACGTCCCCGAGCTGCACGGTGTGGATCAGCGGGCGAACGCGGGGATCCGGATCGTCGGGGGAGAGCATGGAATGGAGGGGAGCGCACATGGCTGAATGATGCGCCCCAGGCACGGCCTTTGGCATGGGTGGAGTGGCTGCGGAGCAGCGCTGGCGGCGGGCCGTCGTTTGCGGGGGCCGGGGATCCGTGCGGGCGGCGGGTGCGTAGCTCACCAGGGCCGGCTCCGTTCGCCACCGGCCTCCGGCTGCATGTACCTTCCGCCAGGCGTCGCAGGGCGGGCCTGCACCACCGGACTCCGCAGCCGCACCGTCGCGACCTGCCGTGTCAGGCCGCCCCACACCCCCTTCCGCTTCGTCATGACGCGCTCACTGCTCCGTCGCCTTTTCGTCACCGGTGCGTTGCTGCTGGTGGCGGCACCGCTCCTGGCGCACGACATGTTCCTGCGCCTCGAGGCCTTCTTCCTCGCCCCCAACACCGCGGCGAACGTCCGGCTCTTCAACGGCACCTTCATCCTCTCCGAGAACTCGATCACCCCCGACCGCCTGAACGACATCGCCGTCGTGTCGCCGGCCGGCCGTGCGAAACTCGACGTCTCGGTCTGGAATGCCAGCGGTGACACGAGTGTGTTCCCGATCCGCACCGGCGCGGCTGGCACGTACGTGCTCGGTGTCTCGACCAAGCCGCGGGTCCTGGAGATGAGCGGCCCGGAGTTCAACGCCTACCTGAGTTCCGACGGCATTCCCGACGAACTGGCGTATCGCCGCGCCCGCAAGCTCCTCGACGAACGCTCGAAGGAGCGCTACGAGAAGCATGTGAAGGCGCTGGTGCAGGTCGGGACCACCACGGGCCCGGCGTTCGGCACGGTGCTGGGCTACCCGGCGGAGCTGGTGCCGCTGGCGAATCCGTATGCGATGAAGGTTGGTGACGTGCTCCAGGTGCGCGCGCTGGTGGACGGCCGGCCGGCGGCGAACCAGTTCGTGCAGTACGGTGGCCTCTCGGCCAGCAACGGCCGCGTCGCCCAGCGGAACACTCGATCCGACGCCTCGGGCATCGTGCGCATCCCCCTCGATCGCACGGGCACCTACTACGTCAAGTTCATCAACATGACGCGCGTGGCGAACGACGCGGCCGCGAACCACCACTCGAAGTGGGCGTCGCTGACGTTCGCGGTGCGCTGACGTGCGGTCGTGCCGGCTGCTCCGCGACGGCACGCGGCTGGCCGTGCTGCTCGCTGCCGGTGTGACGCCGTTGCTGGCACACGGTGTGGCGGCGGGTGACCGCGGCTTCATCCAGCAGAGCAGCGGTGTGCTGCTGGGACCATTCGCCTACCTGGGCGCCAAGCACATGGTGACGGGATACGACCACCTGCTGTTCCTGCTCGGCGTGATCTTCTTCCTGTACCGCCTGAAGGACGTGGCGCTGTACGTGACGCTCTTCGCCATCGGGCACTCCACCACGCTGCTGCTCGGTGTGCTCACGCAGGTGAG encodes:
- the hutF gene encoding formimidoylglutamate deiminase — its product is MSGGVFWAARAWMGGGWAEDVTFSTNAAGCWAQVETGTPCPAGAEVIAGPVLPGMVNAHSHAFQRAFAGLSERRDTARDDFWSWRDRMYDVALRISPAQLQAVATHLFGELLAGGYTHTVEFHYLHHAPDGRPWSATGGSDAAMSEALAAAAQATGMGLTILPVLYERAGFTQPTLRDDQRRFATDVERVLHLRDTIRGWRLPDVDAGVAMHSLRAATPPSIAALSHACAGDAAPIHLHVAEQVAEVEECLAVTGRRPIEWLLASCALDARWQLVHATHATPAEISGVAATGAGVVLCPGTEANLGDGLCDLTRWLESGTPLSLGSDSNVVRSWAEELRLLEYGQRLGLRQRNVGAAPGVAPSTAARLFGRMLTGGAAAAGRARWGFAVGARADLVELDVADDALCGIPVSRLLDAVVFASPVRPVGRVLAGGRWRVAGVGVRERYVGAMGAWWG
- the hutG gene encoding N-formylglutamate deformylase; translated protein: MSAATVVPDTHVLHRGNTALLLSFPHVGTVIPADQVHRYTERALGVEDTDWFLDRLYDFARERGATLIVPRYSRYLIDLNRSSDNAPMYPGRNNTELCPTRHFTGDALYREGCAPDAAEVARRIAAYWAPYHGALQVELDHIRGVHGHAVLFDAHSILSEVPWLFEGRLPNMSVGTADGASCAPSLREALGHVFASQAAFSHVLDGRFKGGHITRHYGRPDDGVHAVQLEMALRSYMHETQPYTWNSTLATGVTPLLRNVVDTMLAWRP
- a CDS encoding HutD family protein encodes the protein MCAPLHSMLSPDDPDPRVRPLIHTVQLGDVTPQPWKNGGGSTRELLAWPAADSWLLRVSVAHIGRDGPFSAFPGVDRWFAVLEGAGVALTLGTDQVQLTGESQPLAFDGALAPDCTLTSGDTHDLNLMVLRVRAQGAMTRAVIGVERRAASRIRAVYTQEPAELHSADAAPLALPAGTLAWSSNARGVVWRLEAGDPAARAWWIEVQPREETP
- a CDS encoding DUF4198 domain-containing protein, whose protein sequence is MTRSLLRRLFVTGALLLVAAPLLAHDMFLRLEAFFLAPNTAANVRLFNGTFILSENSITPDRLNDIAVVSPAGRAKLDVSVWNASGDTSVFPIRTGAAGTYVLGVSTKPRVLEMSGPEFNAYLSSDGIPDELAYRRARKLLDERSKERYEKHVKALVQVGTTTGPAFGTVLGYPAELVPLANPYAMKVGDVLQVRALVDGRPAANQFVQYGGLSASNGRVAQRNTRSDASGIVRIPLDRTGTYYVKFINMTRVANDAAANHHSKWASLTFAVR